Within Anopheles ziemanni chromosome 2, idAnoZiCoDA_A2_x.2, whole genome shotgun sequence, the genomic segment TTTGATCGAAACCGGCGCAGGATATGAGGAACAGTACCGCGTGCACTCCTTCGAAGGCTTGCATCCATTTGCTCCGATGGTGACGCTGGCCGCCGACGTCGAACATGCGAAACTCCTGCACACCGCCACCCATCGAGTTGGCCATGCGCACATTGAACCGGGTCTCCTGAATACCGGTCGTCGTTTTGCGGCAGTTCAGAATGTCACTGTTCGTCGGAATGTACCCCGGCATTGAGATCTTTTCCACTCGATCCAAAAAACTGTACCATCGAAAGAGTTTCCCATATTAGTTTCGCAGTTGAGATACGAAAAAATTTCGAGGACTTACTATTTCACACTGTCTATCAGATGAAATTCATTCGAACGTTTGTAGCATCGTTTGACCCCCGTGTCGGACCAGAGTCGCCGGACGCACTGCACGTACTCTGTCGAGAGATTCCAGGGAGCTTGGGAGCCCATTCGCAGGATATACTCCGCACAGCGCTGGTTGGTGACGGAATCGAACTCGAGATCCAGTAAAACGACCTGCCGGACAAGCTCGTAAATCGACTCGTGTATGTTCTCATAGATGTCCGCCAGCTTCTCCAACCGTTCACTGAAAAACCAAGCACATAATTGTTGATTTCTAAATAAATGTGTCTATATAGACTATCTGGCAAAGAATAACACTTACTCAAAACTGTAGCTGTTTTGTATGTGTAAAATTTTCATCTGCTTGATGATGGTGGTTTTCCCGGATTCGCCGGCTCCTAGCAGCAGGATCTTTACCGGATCGCGGATCGACTTGCGCATCTGCACCATCTCCTTGGAGGACTGCTTTTTCCTTGCCTGCAGTTCGTGCGATGGCCGGCGGAAGCAGTCGATGAGCAGCATGATGGTGGGTGATCCCTCGAGGGTTGGCGTCCGGCACAGCCCTATCTCTCCTGTTCGATTCGGTTGTCGGCAACCGAATGAACACCAACGTCGCGGGCGAGCgtctaaataaaaatagcagaGGTGGAGTTTTAATTTGTGTAATTAACTTTTTCGACTACCATCGCGTTCAGCAAGCCCAGCCAGCCATGTCTTTTTTGGCGGTCGATCGTCAACGATTGGTTATCGGTTGGCACAGGGGCGCATCGATATCACCGC encodes:
- the LOC131281594 gene encoding guanine nucleotide-binding protein G(f) subunit alpha, coding for MLLIDCFRRPSHELQARKKQSSKEMVQMRKSIRDPVKILLLGAGESGKTTIIKQMKILHIQNSYSFDERLEKLADIYENIHESIYELVRQVVLLDLEFDSVTNQRCAEYILRMGSQAPWNLSTEYVQCVRRLWSDTGVKRCYKRSNEFHLIDSVKYFLDRVEKISMPGYIPTNSDILNCRKTTTGIQETRFNVRMANSMGGGVQEFRMFDVGGQRHHRSKWMQAFEGVHAVLFLISCAGFDQTLREDPKQNRLSEGFELFRGVWHNRFLAETGVIVFLNKQDLLEQKLLAGKSIRTYFPEYDDYVAFADKDQLYDELVRTRSFIRSKMVDITNEPPRRTSHLIGRKRTCYFHYTVATDTQNVRTVFSDVHSIILTRNLSKVDVL